The proteins below come from a single Geobacillus thermoleovorans genomic window:
- a CDS encoding DEAD/DEAH box helicase has translation MKKQTLSEWIEQLRQDPNVVHWHEIEPKEASFVPFPDELDPRLGAALKARGIASLYTHQAAAYDAVQSGRNIVAVTPTASGKTLCYNLPVLDAIAKEPSSRALYIFPTKALAQDQKNELNEIIAEMGVSIYSHTYDGDTAPALRQKIRQAGHIVITNPDMLHTAILPHHTKWISLFEQLRYVVIDELHTYRGVFGSHVANVIRRLKRICAFYGSRPTFICTSATIANPKELAERLIGEPVALIDNNGAPRGRKYFVFYNPPVVERTMNIRQSATKTAVELARQLLVNRIPTIVFARSRVRVELILSHLQAVVNERIGDTTIRGYRGGYLPSERRAIEKGLRSGEIIGVVSTNALELGVDIGQLQACILTGYPGTIASTWQQAGRAGRRQGDSLVVMIASASPLDQYIISHPEYFFARSPEAARINPDNLLILVDHIKCAAYELPFRRGETFGGVEVEEVLDFLAEQGVLNERAGRWHWMSDAFPAHDISLRSAAQENVVIIDISDTAHHRVIGEMDRFSAMTLLHDEAIYLHEGAQYQVEKLDWEEKKAYVRQVDVEYFTDANLAVRLDVLSEDRSETRGQMAVRYGDVSVRAMATIFKKLKLSTFENIGSGPIRLPEETLHTSAAWIEWEAVPSRFSPALFEQLLVGIANVLGHLVPVFVMCDRSDLHVVPQLKAPHSGRPTIFLYDRYPGGVGLSEAVFERYEEIMKHVKEWVERCPCADGCPSCIGISSADGPSLKRELVQFLDEQLAVWAGPSV, from the coding sequence GTGAAAAAACAGACGCTGTCGGAATGGATCGAACAGCTTCGCCAAGATCCGAATGTCGTGCATTGGCATGAAATCGAACCGAAAGAAGCGAGTTTCGTTCCGTTTCCAGACGAACTCGATCCGCGGCTTGGCGCGGCGCTCAAAGCGCGCGGCATCGCTTCGTTGTATACGCACCAGGCGGCCGCTTATGACGCGGTCCAAAGCGGGCGGAACATTGTCGCCGTGACGCCGACCGCTTCAGGGAAAACGCTTTGCTACAATTTGCCGGTGCTCGATGCCATTGCCAAAGAGCCATCGAGCCGCGCCCTGTATATCTTTCCAACGAAGGCGCTCGCTCAAGATCAAAAAAATGAACTAAACGAGATCATCGCCGAGATGGGGGTGTCGATTTACAGCCATACATACGACGGCGACACGGCGCCGGCGCTGCGGCAAAAAATCCGTCAAGCGGGCCATATTGTCATCACCAACCCAGATATGCTCCATACGGCCATTTTGCCGCACCATACGAAATGGATTTCTCTTTTTGAACAGCTGCGCTACGTCGTCATCGATGAACTGCATACATACCGCGGCGTATTCGGCAGCCATGTGGCGAACGTCATCCGCCGCTTAAAGCGCATTTGCGCCTTTTACGGGAGTCGACCAACGTTTATTTGCACGTCGGCGACGATCGCCAATCCGAAAGAGTTGGCGGAGCGGCTGATCGGTGAACCGGTGGCGCTTATTGACAACAATGGGGCGCCGCGCGGGCGGAAATATTTCGTGTTTTACAATCCGCCGGTTGTCGAGCGGACGATGAACATCCGCCAAAGCGCGACAAAAACGGCCGTTGAGCTCGCAAGACAGCTGCTTGTCAACCGCATTCCGACGATCGTTTTCGCCCGCAGCCGCGTCCGTGTCGAGTTGATTTTAAGCCATTTGCAGGCGGTGGTGAACGAACGAATCGGCGATACGACGATCCGCGGCTACCGCGGCGGCTACTTGCCGAGCGAGCGGCGCGCCATTGAAAAAGGGTTGCGCAGCGGGGAGATTATCGGTGTGGTGAGCACGAATGCGCTCGAGCTCGGTGTTGATATCGGCCAATTGCAAGCGTGCATCTTAACAGGGTATCCGGGAACGATCGCCAGCACGTGGCAGCAAGCCGGGCGCGCCGGCCGGCGCCAGGGCGATTCGCTCGTTGTGATGATCGCAAGCGCAAGCCCCCTCGATCAGTACATCATCTCCCATCCAGAATACTTTTTCGCCCGCTCGCCGGAGGCGGCGCGCATCAACCCGGACAATCTGCTCATTTTGGTCGATCATATCAAATGCGCCGCCTATGAGCTTCCGTTCCGGCGCGGCGAGACGTTCGGCGGCGTCGAGGTCGAAGAGGTGCTCGACTTTTTGGCCGAGCAAGGGGTGCTAAACGAACGCGCTGGGCGCTGGCACTGGATGAGCGACGCGTTTCCCGCGCATGATATCAGTTTGCGCTCCGCGGCTCAGGAAAACGTCGTCATCATCGATATTTCCGACACCGCCCACCATCGCGTCATCGGCGAAATGGACCGCTTCAGCGCGATGACGCTGCTTCATGATGAAGCGATTTATTTGCACGAAGGAGCACAATACCAAGTTGAAAAGCTCGACTGGGAGGAGAAAAAGGCGTACGTCCGCCAAGTCGATGTTGAATATTTTACGGACGCCAATTTGGCTGTCCGGCTTGATGTGCTGTCGGAAGACCGGAGCGAAACGCGCGGACAAATGGCGGTGCGTTACGGTGATGTATCGGTCCGAGCGATGGCGACGATTTTTAAAAAGCTGAAGCTGTCGACGTTTGAAAACATCGGATCAGGGCCGATCCGCCTTCCGGAGGAAACGCTTCATACGTCGGCGGCGTGGATCGAGTGGGAGGCGGTGCCGTCACGGTTTTCCCCGGCGCTGTTTGAACAACTCCTTGTCGGCATCGCCAATGTGCTTGGTCATCTCGTGCCGGTGTTTGTCATGTGCGACCGCTCCGATCTTCACGTCGTGCCGCAGCTTAAGGCGCCGCATTCCGGACGGCCGACGATTTTCCTTTATGATCGCTATCCAGGCGGAGTCGGCCTGTCGGAGGCGGTGTTTGAACGGTATGAAGAGATCATGAAACATGTGAAAGAATGGGTCGAACGCTGCCCGTGTGCGGACGGCTGCCCATCGTGCATCGGCATTTCAAGCGCTGACGGACCGTCGTTGAAGCGCGAACTTGTCCAGTTTTTGGACGAACAACTTGCCGTTTGGGCCGGTCCGTCCGTTTAA
- a CDS encoding ribonuclease H-like domain-containing protein, which produces MKPKLAQWKELLAARHKKENDEEKEEEKPDGRPVTDVPYADVWREYGAKPYWFAGDYCLIRETVYPLDYQHGRYRLGALYEVHERWQEAPFSHPLSCRGFAVSDLFFFDTETMGLSSGAGNIMFLLGHARILGDFVTIRQHLLPYPGAEVALYQSFLSDVDYTTLVTYNGKAFDWPRLKTRHALVRNMVPKLPAFGHFDLYHAARRLWKDKLDSLRLSEVERHILHVERDDDVPGFLAPMMYKEFLQTPHPDRLMPVLRHNERDVLSLIALYIHLSVQLLEADRLADPKEQLAAARWFEAVGETAAARGVYEEASGKGAKEAQTAKWQLSLLYRKEKRYEEAALLWRDLFIHGNGYWKAKAGLELAKVYEHYFRDAAEAHRYAVMAYEAWRSLARMSRQHSEKEEAEWRRRLARLKRKKNG; this is translated from the coding sequence ATGAAGCCGAAGTTGGCGCAATGGAAAGAATTGCTTGCCGCCCGGCATAAAAAGGAGAACGATGAAGAAAAAGAAGAGGAGAAACCGGACGGACGACCTGTGACGGACGTGCCGTATGCCGACGTTTGGCGGGAGTACGGCGCCAAGCCGTATTGGTTTGCCGGCGATTACTGCCTCATTCGGGAAACGGTGTATCCGCTTGACTATCAGCACGGCCGCTATCGGCTCGGAGCGCTGTATGAAGTGCACGAAAGATGGCAGGAAGCGCCGTTTTCCCATCCGCTCTCCTGCCGCGGCTTTGCCGTTAGCGACTTATTCTTTTTTGACACGGAGACGATGGGACTTTCAAGCGGGGCGGGAAACATCATGTTCTTGCTTGGCCACGCCCGCATTCTTGGCGATTTCGTCACCATCCGCCAGCACCTTCTGCCATACCCAGGGGCGGAAGTGGCGCTCTATCAAAGTTTTTTGTCTGACGTCGATTATACGACGCTTGTTACCTATAATGGAAAAGCGTTCGACTGGCCGCGCCTGAAAACGCGCCATGCGCTTGTCCGCAACATGGTGCCAAAACTGCCAGCGTTCGGTCATTTTGATTTGTATCACGCCGCCCGCCGCTTATGGAAAGACAAATTGGATTCGCTGCGCCTTTCGGAAGTGGAGCGGCACATTCTCCATGTCGAGCGGGACGATGATGTGCCGGGCTTTTTGGCGCCGATGATGTACAAGGAGTTTTTGCAAACGCCCCATCCAGACCGGCTCATGCCAGTATTGCGCCATAACGAGCGCGACGTGTTGTCGCTCATTGCTCTCTACATTCACCTATCCGTTCAGCTGCTTGAAGCGGACCGGCTCGCTGACCCCAAGGAGCAGTTGGCCGCCGCCCGTTGGTTCGAAGCGGTCGGGGAAACAGCGGCGGCAAGGGGGGTGTACGAGGAGGCGAGCGGCAAAGGGGCGAAGGAAGCGCAGACGGCGAAATGGCAGCTTTCTCTTTTATACCGAAAAGAAAAACGATATGAAGAGGCTGCTCTCCTTTGGCGCGACTTGTTTATCCACGGAAATGGCTATTGGAAGGCGAAGGCCGGGCTTGAACTGGCGAAGGTGTATGAACATTATTTCCGGGATGCGGCCGAAGCGCACCGTTATGCCGTTATGGCATATGAAGCGTGGCGGTCGCTCGCTAGGATGAGCCGACAACATAGCGAGAAAGAAGAAGCGGAATGGCGCAGGAGGCTCGCGCGGCTTAAACGCAAGAAAAACGGGTGA
- a CDS encoding CotD family spore coat protein: MHCLPNVTAPIVHPPRCNVLHHFEATIVPHIHPSHTMHVYHHLYEHQHYFPHTESAVAQAANRHLYCPGPGPMPFPPFPLR; encoded by the coding sequence ATGCATTGCCTGCCGAATGTAACGGCGCCGATCGTTCATCCGCCTCGTTGCAACGTTTTGCATCATTTCGAAGCAACGATTGTGCCGCATATCCATCCATCGCATACGATGCATGTTTATCATCACCTGTATGAACATCAACATTATTTCCCGCATACGGAATCGGCGGTGGCTCAGGCTGCCAATCGCCATCTGTACTGCCCGGGTCCGGGACCGATGCCATTTCCGCCGTTTCCGCTGCGATAG
- the gpsB gene encoding cell division regulator GpsB, producing MSAHQVKLTPKDILEKEFKVSIRGYNQDEVDQFLDLIIKDYEAFQQEIDELRQENARLKRQVEELQKRPAMSAGTTNYDILQRLSNLEKHVFGRKLYE from the coding sequence ATGTCAGCCCATCAAGTGAAACTGACGCCGAAAGACATTTTAGAAAAGGAATTTAAGGTAAGCATACGGGGGTACAACCAAGACGAAGTGGATCAATTTTTGGATCTCATTATTAAAGATTATGAAGCATTTCAGCAAGAAATTGACGAGTTGCGCCAGGAAAACGCCCGGCTGAAGCGGCAAGTCGAGGAGCTTCAAAAACGGCCGGCGATGTCGGCGGGAACGACGAACTACGACATTTTGCAGCGCCTTTCCAACTTAGAAAAGCATGTGTTTGGCCGGAAACTGTATGAATAA
- a CDS encoding transposase gives MFETKQTPKGKTTYSVEFKWRAVQMYIEEGWGYKRICQELGIPCTKTIRLWVKRYHEHGLKGLEERRGTSKSPFKGRPRKKECSLEEENRRLKAENDYLKKLRELARR, from the coding sequence ATGTTCGAGACCAAGCAAACACCGAAAGGGAAGACCACTTATTCCGTGGAGTTTAAATGGAGGGCTGTCCAGATGTACATCGAAGAAGGATGGGGATATAAGCGGATATGCCAAGAGTTAGGGATTCCCTGCACGAAAACGATCAGACTTTGGGTAAAACGTTACCATGAACATGGTCTAAAAGGGCTCGAAGAACGGCGCGGGACATCCAAGTCTCCATTCAAGGGAAGGCCTCGAAAAAAAGAGTGCAGTTTAGAGGAAGAGAATCGAAGACTGAAAGCAGAGAATGATTATTTAAAAAAGTTACGAGAGCTGGCAAGGAGGTGA
- a CDS encoding THUMP domain-containing class I SAM-dependent RNA methyltransferase: MTSFSLIATAAMGLESVVAEEVRRLGYECQVENGKVTFEGDALAICRANLWLRTADRVKLKVGEFRATTFEELFEQTKALPWADYLPKDAEFPVIGKSVKSTLFSVSDCQAIVKKAVVESLKARYHLSWFPETGPLYRIEVALHKDIATLTIDTSGAGLHKRGYRARQGEAPLRETLAAALVLLTNWTPERPFVDPFCGSGTIAIEAALIGQNIAPGFNRDFVSEQWPWIGESVWEEARQEAEQMARYDQPLDICGIDLDPHMVEIAKMNAAEAGLSDLISFREGRAEQFQTDAQYGVIVGNPPYGERLGEQREVEALYRAIGRAFAALDTWSVYILTAHRGFETHYGRPATKRRKLFNGFIETHYYQYWGPRPPREARS, translated from the coding sequence ATGACTTCGTTTTCGCTGATTGCCACGGCCGCGATGGGGCTCGAATCAGTCGTCGCGGAAGAAGTGCGCCGGCTTGGCTATGAGTGCCAAGTGGAGAACGGCAAAGTGACGTTTGAAGGCGATGCGCTCGCCATTTGCCGGGCCAACCTTTGGCTGCGCACCGCTGACCGCGTGAAGCTGAAAGTCGGTGAGTTTCGAGCGACGACGTTTGAGGAGTTGTTTGAACAAACGAAGGCGTTGCCATGGGCCGATTACTTGCCGAAAGATGCCGAGTTTCCGGTGATCGGGAAGTCGGTCAAATCAACGCTGTTCAGCGTTTCCGACTGCCAAGCCATTGTGAAAAAGGCAGTCGTCGAAAGCTTAAAAGCGCGCTATCATTTGTCGTGGTTCCCGGAAACCGGGCCGTTGTATCGGATCGAGGTGGCGCTTCACAAAGATATCGCTACGTTGACGATCGATACAAGCGGCGCCGGGCTGCATAAACGCGGCTACCGTGCTCGCCAAGGGGAGGCGCCGCTAAGAGAGACGCTCGCGGCCGCCTTAGTGTTGCTCACCAATTGGACGCCCGAGCGCCCGTTCGTCGATCCGTTTTGCGGGTCGGGCACGATTGCCATTGAGGCGGCGCTGATCGGCCAAAACATCGCCCCAGGGTTTAACCGGGATTTCGTCTCGGAGCAATGGCCGTGGATCGGGGAATCGGTATGGGAAGAGGCGCGCCAAGAGGCGGAACAGATGGCGCGTTACGACCAACCGCTTGATATTTGCGGGATTGACCTTGACCCGCACATGGTCGAGATCGCCAAGATGAATGCAGCCGAAGCGGGGCTTTCCGATCTCATTTCTTTTCGGGAGGGCCGCGCCGAGCAGTTTCAGACCGATGCACAATACGGGGTGATCGTCGGCAACCCGCCATACGGCGAACGGCTTGGCGAACAACGGGAGGTCGAAGCGCTCTATCGCGCCATCGGCCGCGCCTTCGCCGCCTTGGATACGTGGTCGGTGTACATTTTAACCGCCCACCGCGGTTTTGAAACGCATTACGGCCGCCCGGCGACGAAGCGGCGCAAACTGTTTAACGGCTTTATTGAAACCCATTACTACCAGTACTGGGGGCCGCGGCCGCCGCGCGAAGCTCGAAGTTGA